A genomic window from Pseudoalteromonas piratica includes:
- a CDS encoding porin — protein MIKQLLLASSIGLMLLPMEVIADTEAKVYGRAHLGLRYVDIDNQDSSTEVDSYASRFGIKASHGISDDLSVLTKLEWEVNISEQDGGNGSDDNIKSRDQYLGLKSKTFGQILIGRKDTALKKSQNKIDMMNDFIGDIKYLATGENRLGDMVNYKSPKFGQLQFELTYVAEENTKQSDGAGVSAAIGYGDKALKKTPFYVSYAHDEDVAGYNIDRVSAQGKLGDFTINGMYQNSEKVSSGDDGDTFVVSASYKIENYKILLQYQDDETGFGKLKDSGTASSVGVERKLGKQAKAYIWYTQRELDNSDDEGHLAVTLRYDF, from the coding sequence ATGATAAAACAACTGTTACTAGCAAGCAGTATAGGTTTGATGCTGTTACCTATGGAGGTGATCGCAGACACTGAGGCCAAGGTTTACGGTCGTGCTCATCTTGGCTTGCGCTATGTTGATATTGATAATCAAGATAGCTCTACAGAAGTCGATTCTTATGCTTCTCGTTTTGGAATTAAAGCGAGTCATGGTATTTCAGATGATCTTTCGGTACTTACTAAACTTGAATGGGAAGTAAACATCTCTGAGCAAGATGGCGGGAATGGCAGTGATGACAACATCAAATCACGTGATCAATACCTTGGGTTAAAGAGTAAAACGTTTGGCCAGATCTTAATTGGACGAAAAGATACAGCCTTAAAAAAATCACAAAATAAAATCGATATGATGAATGATTTTATTGGTGATATAAAATACCTCGCAACAGGTGAAAATCGTTTAGGTGATATGGTTAACTATAAATCCCCTAAATTTGGCCAATTGCAATTTGAGCTTACTTATGTAGCGGAAGAAAATACAAAGCAAAGCGATGGGGCGGGAGTTTCTGCGGCGATAGGCTATGGTGATAAAGCCCTTAAGAAAACCCCTTTTTATGTTTCTTATGCTCATGATGAAGACGTTGCTGGATACAATATTGACCGCGTATCAGCGCAAGGTAAACTAGGTGACTTTACCATCAATGGTATGTACCAAAACAGCGAAAAAGTGTCATCGGGCGATGATGGTGACACCTTTGTTGTAAGTGCATCATACAAAATTGAAAACTATAAAATCTTACTGCAGTACCAAGACGATGAAACGGGATTTGGTAAATTAAAAGACAGTGGAACAGCCAGTTCGGTAGGTGTTGAACGAAAGTTGGGTAAACAAGCGAAAGCCTATATTTGGTATACCCAGCGAGAGTTAGATAACAGTGATGATGAAGGGCATTTAGCAGTTACATTGCGTTATGATTTTTAA
- a CDS encoding ParD-like family protein gives MGIVKISDQLHDEIRHASRVMERSINSQAEFWIKVGRLAERNPNLTFADIMEKELLREKQIQGAVSD, from the coding sequence ATGGGTATCGTGAAAATTTCCGATCAATTACATGATGAAATCCGCCATGCAAGCCGCGTTATGGAGCGTTCTATCAACTCACAAGCTGAATTTTGGATAAAAGTAGGCCGTCTTGCGGAACGAAATCCTAACCTCACCTTTGCTGATATTATGGAAAAAGAGTTGCTGCGAGAAAAGCAGATACAAGGAGCTGTGAGTGACTGA
- the fba gene encoding class II fructose-bisphosphate aldolase (catalyzes the reversible aldol condensation of dihydroxyacetonephosphate and glyceraldehyde 3-phosphate in the Calvin cycle, glycolysis, and/or gluconeogenesis) has translation MALISMRQLLDHAAENGYGVPAFNVNNQEQMRAIMEAADKTNSPVIVQGSAGARAYAGAPFIRHMILAAIEEWPHIPVVMHQDHGTSPAVCQRSIQLGFSSVMMDGSLLEDGKTPSSYEYNVDVTRRTVEMAHACGVSVEGELGVLGSLETGEAGEEDGIGAEGKLTEDQLLTDPEEAADFVKQTGVDALAIACGTSHGAYKFTRPPTGDILAINRIKEIHARIPNTHLVMHGSSSVPQEWLAVINEFGGEIPETYGVPVEQIVEGIKHGVRKVNIDTDLRLASTGAIRRHLAHNPANFDPRKFLAEATKAMTEICVARYEAFGTAGQAAKIKPISLDAMHEKYLAGELNQQVK, from the coding sequence ATGGCTTTAATCAGTATGCGTCAGCTATTAGACCATGCGGCAGAAAATGGTTATGGTGTTCCAGCGTTTAATGTGAATAACCAAGAGCAAATGCGTGCAATTATGGAAGCAGCAGACAAGACAAACAGTCCTGTTATCGTTCAAGGTTCAGCAGGTGCGCGTGCATACGCCGGTGCGCCGTTTATACGCCATATGATTTTAGCGGCAATTGAAGAATGGCCTCACATTCCAGTAGTTATGCACCAAGATCACGGTACATCACCAGCAGTTTGCCAACGCTCAATCCAATTAGGCTTTTCATCAGTAATGATGGATGGCTCATTACTTGAAGATGGTAAAACCCCTTCAAGCTACGAGTATAACGTTGATGTAACACGTCGCACCGTTGAAATGGCGCACGCGTGTGGTGTTTCAGTTGAGGGTGAGCTAGGTGTACTTGGTTCATTAGAAACGGGTGAAGCAGGCGAAGAAGACGGTATTGGTGCAGAAGGTAAGCTAACTGAAGATCAACTATTAACTGATCCTGAAGAAGCAGCTGACTTTGTTAAGCAAACAGGTGTAGATGCACTTGCGATTGCATGTGGTACTTCACACGGTGCGTATAAGTTTACACGTCCACCAACGGGCGACATCCTTGCAATTAACCGCATCAAAGAAATTCACGCACGTATTCCAAATACTCACTTAGTAATGCACGGTTCGTCATCAGTACCGCAAGAGTGGCTAGCTGTGATCAACGAGTTTGGTGGTGAGATCCCTGAAACTTACGGTGTGCCAGTTGAGCAGATCGTTGAAGGTATTAAGCACGGCGTTCGTAAAGTAAATATCGACACTGACTTACGTTTAGCATCAACCGGTGCAATTCGTCGTCACCTTGCACACAACCCTGCAAACTTTGACCCGCGTAAGTTCTTAGCTGAAGCAACAAAAGCAATGACTGAAATTTGTGTTGCGCGTTACGAAGCATTTGGTACAGCTGGTCAAGCAGCTAAAATCAAACCAATTTCACTTGATGCAATGCATGAAAAATACCTTGCTGGTGAGTTAAACCAACAAGTTAAATAA
- the epd gene encoding erythrose-4-phosphate dehydrogenase: MAIKIAINGFGRIGRNIVRALYEAGRTNDIQIVAINELADAKGIAHLLKYDTSHGRFKFPVQLQQDAITVNGDLIQLFAEENPSELPWGLLDVDVVLECTGVYHSREHAELHLNAGAKKVLFSQPADADMDATIVFGINDSELNLDHTIVSNGSCTTNCIVPVIKVLDDAFGIESGAITTIHASMHDQQVIDAYHSDLRRTRAASQSIIPVDTKLARGIERILPKFKSRFEAIAVRVPTINVTAMDLSVTLNTDVTIETVNKVLSDAEHQHLAGIISYTEEPLVSVDFNHDSHSSIIDGTQTRVSHKRLVKILAWCDNEWGFANRMLDTAEAMALKS, translated from the coding sequence ATGGCAATCAAAATTGCAATTAATGGTTTTGGCCGAATCGGACGAAATATCGTAAGAGCTTTATATGAAGCTGGTCGTACTAACGACATTCAAATTGTCGCAATCAACGAATTAGCAGACGCTAAAGGCATCGCGCATTTATTAAAATACGACACCTCTCATGGTCGTTTTAAGTTTCCTGTGCAATTACAGCAAGATGCCATCACCGTAAATGGTGACTTAATCCAATTATTTGCAGAAGAAAACCCAAGTGAATTACCTTGGGGATTATTAGATGTCGACGTGGTGCTTGAATGCACAGGTGTTTATCACTCTCGTGAACATGCAGAACTGCATTTGAATGCCGGCGCGAAAAAAGTCCTATTCTCGCAACCTGCCGATGCGGATATGGATGCCACCATTGTTTTTGGTATAAACGACAGTGAATTAAACCTTGATCACACCATAGTTTCGAATGGTTCATGTACCACTAACTGTATCGTGCCTGTGATTAAGGTACTGGACGATGCCTTTGGCATTGAGTCAGGTGCAATTACGACCATTCACGCATCAATGCATGACCAGCAAGTAATTGACGCCTATCACAGTGATCTTCGTCGTACCCGTGCTGCAAGCCAATCGATTATTCCGGTTGATACTAAATTAGCGCGTGGTATCGAACGTATTTTGCCTAAATTTAAAAGCCGTTTTGAAGCCATTGCGGTACGTGTACCTACCATCAATGTGACGGCAATGGACTTAAGTGTCACCCTTAATACTGATGTAACAATTGAAACGGTTAATAAAGTACTTTCAGATGCCGAACATCAACACTTAGCCGGTATTATTAGTTATACAGAAGAACCACTGGTATCGGTTGATTTTAATCACGATAGCCATTCGTCGATTATCGATGGTACGCAAACCCGTGTAAGCCACAAGCGTTTAGTAAAAATCTTAGCTTGGTGCGATAACGAATGGGGTTTTGCAAACCGTATGCTAGATACTGCCGAGGCGATGGCACTAAAAAGTTAG
- a CDS encoding choice-of-anchor I family protein, whose product MIKRSLLAITVLAALSGCSLDGDDGKDGATGAQGTNGADGSNGVDGLNATNLLDIKLVGRAVLNAQSPEGAAEIVAFHKASQTIFAINSSGAEAVVDLIKIEAIDASGLLQNNEGVVTNTNLTSFSQIKLNEHTSGDANSIAISPDQSLLAVAMAAPSKAEKGNVAIYSLTGATPSFVKNVPVGYLPDMLTFTPDGTKILVANEGEPLSDYSFDGEGSISIISVSNGEVANTATEISLTAYNGKQAELEADGVVFANPKGQTIKGKLINTTVAVDLEPEYITVSADSKMAYISLQENNAIAFLDLTSNSIEVKGLGFKDWSNLDFDASDKDGGINFKHYNDLFGMYQPDTIASYTWQGASFIVSANEGDGREYFFDAANEAECIANGGLDYDEDDGCLAYTDESRVKDLNLAANFSHLNNDNDDIGRLKVTTEYGDADQDGLYEKLYTYGARSFSIWDQNGLLVFDSGDQVDRITASIHGEAFNNDEDANEGDTRSDAKGAEPEALAIGQIGEQSYAFLGLERMGGIMVFNITNPYNVEFVDYFINRGVEEGAEISGDLAPEGMSFISSENSPTGKPLLVIGNEISGSVSVWQIAEQKTN is encoded by the coding sequence ATGATTAAACGATCGTTGCTAGCGATTACAGTATTGGCTGCATTATCTGGTTGTTCATTGGATGGCGATGACGGAAAAGACGGAGCTACAGGTGCCCAAGGAACAAATGGCGCAGATGGCAGCAATGGCGTTGATGGTTTAAATGCAACAAACTTACTCGACATAAAGTTAGTTGGACGCGCAGTACTTAATGCACAATCGCCTGAAGGTGCAGCAGAGATTGTCGCTTTTCATAAAGCGTCACAAACTATTTTTGCAATAAATAGCTCAGGTGCTGAAGCTGTTGTTGATTTAATCAAAATTGAAGCCATAGATGCGAGTGGTTTACTTCAAAACAATGAAGGTGTCGTTACCAATACAAACCTGACTTCATTTAGCCAAATTAAATTAAATGAACACACCAGCGGTGATGCAAATAGTATTGCGATTTCGCCCGATCAAAGTTTGCTTGCGGTAGCAATGGCCGCTCCGAGCAAAGCTGAAAAGGGTAATGTTGCTATTTATAGCTTAACTGGCGCTACACCAAGCTTTGTTAAAAACGTACCAGTGGGTTATTTACCTGACATGCTTACGTTTACCCCAGATGGCACAAAAATACTGGTGGCCAATGAAGGTGAACCTCTAAGTGATTATTCATTTGATGGTGAAGGCAGCATCTCAATCATTAGTGTTTCAAATGGTGAAGTGGCAAACACGGCAACTGAAATTTCACTGACGGCATATAATGGTAAGCAAGCTGAGCTTGAAGCTGACGGCGTTGTATTTGCTAATCCTAAAGGACAAACCATTAAAGGCAAATTAATTAACACCACAGTAGCTGTAGATTTAGAGCCTGAATACATTACAGTAAGTGCAGATAGCAAGATGGCTTATATTAGCCTGCAAGAGAATAACGCAATTGCATTTTTAGATTTAACAAGCAATAGCATTGAAGTAAAAGGGCTAGGTTTTAAAGATTGGTCAAACCTCGATTTTGATGCATCCGATAAAGACGGTGGTATTAACTTTAAACATTACAATGATTTATTTGGTATGTATCAACCTGATACCATTGCTTCTTATACCTGGCAAGGTGCCTCATTTATTGTTTCTGCCAATGAAGGTGATGGCCGAGAATATTTCTTTGATGCTGCAAATGAAGCTGAATGTATTGCAAACGGTGGCCTTGATTATGACGAAGATGATGGTTGCTTAGCTTATACCGATGAATCTCGTGTAAAGGATCTCAATTTAGCGGCAAACTTCAGCCATTTAAATAATGATAATGATGATATTGGTCGTTTAAAAGTAACCACTGAGTACGGCGATGCAGATCAAGACGGGCTATATGAGAAGTTGTATACCTATGGTGCGCGATCATTCTCGATTTGGGATCAAAATGGCTTGTTGGTGTTTGACTCAGGTGATCAGGTTGACCGAATTACAGCGTCTATTCATGGTGAAGCATTTAATAATGACGAAGATGCAAATGAAGGCGATACGCGATCGGATGCTAAAGGGGCTGAACCTGAAGCGTTAGCCATTGGCCAAATCGGCGAGCAAAGCTATGCCTTTTTAGGTTTAGAGCGCATGGGCGGAATAATGGTCTTTAATATTACTAACCCATATAACGTTGAATTTGTTGACTACTTTATTAATCGTGGTGTTGAAGAAGGAGCTGAAATCAGTGGTGATTTAGCGCCTGAAGGAATGTCGTTTATTTCCTCTGAAAATAGCCCAACAGGTAAACCATTATTGGTTATCGGTAATGAAATCTCTGGTTCGGTGAGTGTGTGGCAGATTGCTGAGCAAAAAACGAACTAA
- a CDS encoding phosphoglycerate kinase: MSVIKMADLDLQGKRVLIREDLNVPVKDGKVTSDARIRASLPTIKLALEKGAKVMVMSHLGRPTEGEYDEAFSMQPVVNYLNDVLEQTVRLEKDYLDGVEVADNEVVVFENVRFNKGEKKDEEALAKKLAALCDVYVMDAFGTAHRAQASTHGVGLYADVACAGPLLAAELDALGKALDNPARPLVAIVGGSKVSTKLTVLESLSSVVDQLVCGGGIANTFIAAAGNNVGKSLYEADLIDEANKLTNAAKAAGGDIPVPTDVVVGKEFSETAVATLKSVADVDSDDMIFDIGPNSAEALAEIIKNAGTVVWNGPVGVFEFDQFGEGTKALAHAIADSNAFSIAGGGDTLAAIDKYEVADKISYISTGGGAFLEFLEGKQLPAVAMLEARAK; this comes from the coding sequence ATGTCTGTCATTAAAATGGCTGATTTAGATTTACAAGGTAAGCGCGTGCTTATTCGTGAAGACCTAAACGTTCCAGTAAAAGACGGTAAAGTAACCAGTGATGCGCGTATTCGTGCATCGTTACCAACCATTAAATTAGCCTTAGAAAAAGGCGCAAAAGTAATGGTTATGTCGCATTTAGGTCGCCCTACAGAAGGTGAATACGATGAAGCATTCTCAATGCAGCCTGTTGTTAACTATTTAAATGACGTATTAGAGCAAACTGTTCGCCTAGAAAAAGATTACCTTGATGGTGTTGAGGTTGCGGACAACGAAGTGGTTGTGTTTGAAAACGTACGCTTCAACAAAGGCGAGAAAAAAGACGAAGAAGCTTTAGCTAAAAAATTGGCTGCACTGTGTGATGTATATGTAATGGATGCATTTGGCACTGCGCACCGCGCACAAGCGTCTACTCACGGTGTTGGTTTATATGCTGATGTTGCTTGTGCAGGTCCATTACTTGCGGCTGAACTTGATGCACTTGGTAAAGCACTTGATAACCCAGCACGCCCGCTTGTAGCGATTGTAGGTGGTTCAAAAGTATCAACTAAATTGACTGTACTTGAGTCGCTTTCAAGTGTTGTTGATCAGCTAGTATGTGGTGGTGGTATTGCAAATACCTTTATCGCAGCTGCGGGTAATAACGTAGGTAAATCACTTTATGAAGCTGATTTAATTGATGAAGCAAACAAGTTAACTAACGCAGCAAAAGCAGCGGGTGGTGATATTCCTGTACCAACTGATGTAGTCGTTGGTAAAGAATTCTCTGAAACAGCTGTAGCAACATTAAAATCAGTTGCAGATGTTGACTCAGACGACATGATTTTTGATATCGGTCCAAATTCAGCAGAGGCACTTGCAGAAATTATTAAAAATGCCGGTACGGTTGTTTGGAATGGCCCGGTAGGTGTATTTGAATTTGACCAATTTGGTGAAGGTACCAAAGCACTTGCACATGCGATTGCAGACTCAAATGCATTCTCAATTGCTGGTGGCGGTGACACCCTTGCGGCGATTGATAAATATGAAGTAGCAGACAAAATTTCATACATTTCAACCGGTGGTGGTGCTTTCTTAGAATTCTTAGAAGGCAAACAGTTACCGGCTGTAGCAATGTTAGAAGCGCGCGCGAAATAA
- the tkt gene encoding transketolase: MPSRKELANAIRVLSMDAVQQAKSGHPGAPMGMADIAEVLWRDYLNHNPANPDWADRDRFILSNGHGSMLIYSLLHLSGYDLPIEEIKNFRQMHSKTPGHPEYGYAPGVETTTGPLGQGITNAVGMAVAEKALAHQFNREGHDIVDHFTYCFLGDGCLMEGISHEACSLAGTLGLGKLVAFWDDNGISIDGEVEGWFTDDTAARFESYGWHVVRNVDGHDSEAIRAAIDEARAETGKPTLICCKTVIGYGSPNKSGSHDCHGAPLGDAEIQAAREFLNWEHGAFDIPADIYADWNAVEAGTAKEASWAEKFDAYKAAFPELAAEFERRQKGELPADWAEKSQAYIESLQANPENPATRKASQNALNAFGPLLPEFMGGSADLAGSNLTLWEGSKGLTANDASGNYIFYGVREFGMSAIMNGIALHKGFIPYGATFLMFMEYARNAVRMAALMKQPSIFVYTHDSIGLGEDGPTHQPVEQLASMRLTPNLVNWRPCDQVESAIAWQDAIERKDGPTSLVFTRQGLQQQARTAEQLANVRKGGYVLSCDGVPEIILIATGSEVELSMQAAAELRAQGKKVRVVSMPSTDLFDAQDAAYKESVLPSAVTKRVAVEAGIEDYWYKYVGLNGAVVGMTTFGESAPANELFEHFGFTVENIVAKANQL; the protein is encoded by the coding sequence ATGCCGTCACGTAAAGAACTAGCAAATGCTATTCGCGTTCTATCTATGGACGCTGTGCAACAGGCCAAGTCTGGCCACCCTGGTGCCCCTATGGGTATGGCAGACATTGCTGAAGTGCTATGGCGCGACTATTTAAACCACAATCCAGCAAACCCTGATTGGGCTGATCGCGACCGATTTATTCTGTCAAATGGTCACGGCTCAATGCTAATTTATTCTTTACTGCATTTATCTGGCTATGATCTTCCAATTGAGGAAATTAAAAACTTCCGTCAAATGCACTCTAAAACACCGGGTCACCCTGAATACGGTTATGCACCGGGTGTTGAAACAACGACAGGCCCGCTAGGGCAAGGTATTACTAACGCGGTTGGTATGGCTGTTGCTGAAAAAGCACTTGCGCACCAGTTTAACCGCGAAGGTCACGATATTGTTGATCACTTCACCTACTGTTTCTTAGGCGATGGCTGCTTAATGGAAGGTATCTCACACGAAGCGTGTTCATTGGCAGGTACATTAGGCCTAGGTAAACTTGTTGCGTTTTGGGATGACAATGGTATTTCAATCGACGGTGAAGTAGAGGGTTGGTTCACTGATGATACAGCTGCACGCTTTGAGTCTTACGGTTGGCATGTAGTTCGTAACGTAGATGGTCACGATAGCGAAGCCATTCGTGCGGCAATCGATGAAGCACGTGCTGAAACGGGTAAGCCAACACTAATCTGTTGTAAAACAGTGATTGGTTACGGTTCACCAAATAAATCAGGCAGTCACGACTGTCACGGTGCACCATTAGGTGATGCTGAAATTCAAGCTGCACGTGAATTCTTGAACTGGGAACACGGTGCTTTTGATATTCCAGCTGATATTTATGCTGATTGGAATGCAGTTGAAGCGGGTACAGCAAAAGAAGCATCTTGGGCTGAAAAGTTTGATGCGTACAAAGCGGCTTTCCCTGAACTAGCGGCAGAATTTGAACGTCGTCAAAAAGGTGAATTACCAGCAGATTGGGCTGAAAAGTCACAAGCCTATATTGAAAGCTTACAGGCAAACCCTGAAAACCCAGCAACCCGTAAAGCATCACAAAATGCACTAAACGCATTTGGTCCATTGTTACCTGAGTTTATGGGCGGTTCTGCTGACCTTGCAGGTTCAAACCTTACACTTTGGGAAGGTTCAAAAGGCTTAACAGCTAATGACGCATCAGGTAACTACATCTTCTATGGTGTACGTGAATTTGGTATGTCAGCAATTATGAATGGTATTGCGCTGCATAAAGGTTTTATTCCTTACGGTGCGACGTTCTTGATGTTTATGGAATATGCGCGTAACGCAGTTCGTATGGCGGCGCTTATGAAGCAGCCTTCAATCTTTGTGTACACCCACGATTCAATCGGTCTAGGCGAAGATGGTCCTACGCACCAACCAGTTGAGCAGCTAGCAAGCATGCGTTTAACGCCTAACCTAGTTAACTGGCGCCCGTGTGACCAAGTTGAGTCTGCAATTGCATGGCAAGATGCGATTGAGCGTAAAGACGGTCCAACATCACTGGTATTTACTCGCCAAGGCTTACAACAGCAAGCACGTACTGCTGAGCAATTAGCAAATGTGCGTAAAGGTGGTTACGTATTAAGCTGTGATGGCGTGCCAGAGATTATTCTTATCGCAACGGGTTCTGAAGTTGAGCTTTCAATGCAAGCAGCAGCTGAACTTCGCGCTCAAGGTAAAAAAGTACGTGTTGTTTCAATGCCATCAACTGATTTATTTGATGCTCAAGATGCAGCTTATAAAGAGTCAGTACTGCCAAGCGCAGTAACTAAACGTGTTGCTGTTGAAGCAGGTATTGAAGATTACTGGTACAAGTACGTTGGCCTAAATGGTGCTGTTGTTGGTATGACAACATTTGGTGAGTCAGCGCCTGCAAATGAGCTATTTGAGCACTTTGGCTTCACAGTTGAAAATATCGTAGCGAAAGCAAATCAACTGTAA
- a CDS encoding cytochrome-c peroxidase, whose amino-acid sequence MRKYISILLITCSLFSLTGCEENQQTSTDNQTRDYTNLFSALPEQIIYPTDNPYSKEKEILGELLFWDPVLSGAQNVACASCHHPNFGWADGRAFSIGSDGVGLGPQRYGNETTPIHSPSIVNMAFTGLTMDTQLNEFVSGPYFWDLRATTLEEQAIGPIKNPVEMLGYHYSEAEIFDEIKYRLTTIPEYIDLFSAAFEGDDVITETNIAKALATFQRKVIANNSRFDLFLRGDISALSEGELIGLNKFIDVGCADCHNGPLLSDNQIRQDEKVIETLDAVRTPSLRNISQTAPYMQDGSQATLNDAISLYEDREDLGVNINEGDFNDIEVFLRTLSSPVYNHIPERVPSGLPVGGNIN is encoded by the coding sequence ATGCGTAAATACATATCCATTTTATTGATAACTTGTTCTTTATTTTCCTTAACAGGCTGTGAAGAAAATCAGCAAACTTCAACAGATAACCAAACGCGCGACTATACAAATTTATTTTCCGCTTTACCTGAACAAATTATCTACCCTACTGATAATCCATATTCAAAAGAAAAAGAAATACTTGGAGAGTTACTGTTCTGGGATCCTGTTCTATCAGGCGCACAAAATGTTGCTTGCGCATCTTGCCACCACCCAAATTTTGGTTGGGCTGATGGGCGCGCTTTTTCCATTGGCTCTGATGGCGTTGGGCTTGGACCTCAGCGTTACGGTAATGAAACAACACCAATACACTCTCCATCGATCGTTAATATGGCGTTTACAGGACTCACAATGGATACACAATTGAATGAGTTTGTTTCTGGTCCTTATTTTTGGGATTTGCGTGCAACTACGTTAGAAGAACAAGCTATTGGCCCCATAAAAAATCCCGTTGAAATGTTAGGTTATCATTATTCTGAGGCTGAAATTTTTGATGAAATCAAATATAGGTTAACAACTATTCCGGAGTACATTGATTTGTTTAGTGCTGCTTTTGAGGGAGATGACGTTATTACTGAAACCAATATTGCAAAAGCACTCGCGACTTTTCAAAGAAAAGTAATCGCTAATAACTCACGGTTTGATCTATTTTTAAGAGGTGATATTAGCGCGCTTTCTGAAGGTGAGCTCATTGGCTTAAACAAATTTATTGATGTCGGCTGTGCTGACTGTCATAACGGTCCCTTACTTTCAGATAATCAAATAAGACAAGATGAAAAGGTAATTGAAACGCTTGACGCTGTTCGTACACCAAGCTTACGTAACATCAGTCAGACTGCACCTTATATGCAGGATGGCTCGCAAGCGACCTTAAACGATGCAATCTCACTCTATGAAGACCGAGAAGATTTAGGTGTGAATATTAACGAAGGTGATTTTAATGATATTGAAGTGTTTTTACGTACCTTAAGTTCACCTGTATACAATCATATTCCAGAGCGTGTTCCTAGCGGGCTGCCTGTTGGTGGTAATATAAATTAA
- the map gene encoding type I methionyl aminopeptidase, which yields MTDIIIKSPDEIALMRTSGQLLAQVFNALDDYIAVGQSTLEINNFVEDYITNTLNARPASKGQYGFAYVLNPSINDVVCHGVPSSTQKLKNGDIINIDITLEKNGYIADSSKMYCIGDVSPLAKRLVDKTYQALWLGIKEVKPGAKLGDIGFAIQQFSEKQGYTVVREYCGHGIGKQMHESPEVLHYGTKNTGATLQEGMIFTIEPMINQGTAKTKMKPDGWTVVTRDKKLSAQWEHTVLVTKDGYEVLTLRQEERLS from the coding sequence GTGACTGATATAATCATTAAATCCCCTGATGAAATTGCACTAATGAGAACGTCTGGGCAATTACTTGCTCAGGTATTCAATGCGCTTGACGACTATATTGCTGTTGGTCAATCGACCTTAGAGATCAATAACTTTGTTGAAGACTATATTACCAATACGCTAAATGCGCGTCCCGCAAGTAAAGGGCAATATGGTTTTGCCTATGTGCTTAACCCTTCAATAAATGACGTTGTTTGTCATGGTGTGCCAAGTAGCACGCAAAAACTTAAAAATGGCGATATCATCAATATCGATATTACATTAGAAAAAAATGGCTATATCGCAGATAGCAGCAAAATGTATTGTATCGGTGATGTATCCCCACTAGCCAAACGTTTGGTAGATAAAACTTATCAGGCACTTTGGCTCGGTATTAAAGAAGTTAAACCCGGCGCTAAATTAGGTGATATAGGTTTTGCAATCCAACAATTTTCTGAAAAGCAAGGTTATACCGTTGTGAGGGAGTATTGTGGTCATGGAATTGGTAAACAAATGCATGAATCACCAGAGGTCTTGCATTATGGTACGAAAAATACGGGTGCAACGCTGCAAGAAGGTATGATTTTTACCATTGAACCAATGATTAACCAGGGCACAGCTAAAACAAAAATGAAACCGGATGGCTGGACAGTGGTTACGCGCGATAAAAAACTTTCAGCGCAATGGGAGCATACAGTACTGGTAACCAAAGATGGCTATGAGGTGCTGACTTTAAGACAGGAAGAAAGACTTTCTTGA